From the genome of Rhizobium sp. SSA_523, one region includes:
- a CDS encoding ParA family protein: MPVISFANPKGGAGKTTSALLLAGELAARGASIAIIDADPERWISQWGALPGRPETIRIFSDVTEDSIVDLVEEASNQYQFVIIDLEGTASLMVANAIGMSDLVIIPTQGASMDAKGASKTIRLIRNQSRMAKRDIPYAVLLTRVSAAVTSRSLKNVREQLHTAGIEVMTNSIVERAAYRDLLDFGGLLGRLDPRQVSNLDKAVQNAMEFAAEVVSRLKDIQNGQGRAA; encoded by the coding sequence ATGCCAGTCATCTCATTTGCAAATCCCAAGGGCGGCGCCGGCAAGACTACGTCAGCGCTTCTCCTTGCCGGCGAACTTGCCGCCCGCGGCGCCTCGATCGCTATTATCGACGCCGACCCGGAACGCTGGATCTCCCAATGGGGCGCGCTTCCGGGCCGGCCGGAGACGATCCGCATCTTCAGCGACGTGACCGAGGATTCGATCGTCGACCTGGTCGAGGAGGCGTCCAACCAGTATCAGTTCGTCATCATCGATCTGGAAGGAACCGCCAGCCTCATGGTGGCCAATGCCATCGGCATGTCGGATCTCGTCATCATCCCGACGCAGGGCGCCTCGATGGACGCCAAGGGCGCGTCGAAGACCATCCGGCTCATCCGCAACCAGTCGCGCATGGCCAAGCGCGATATTCCCTATGCCGTGCTGCTGACCCGCGTCAGTGCCGCCGTCACCTCGCGATCGCTGAAGAATGTCCGCGAGCAGCTGCATACGGCGGGAATCGAGGTCATGACCAATTCCATCGTCGAAAGGGCCGCCTATCGCGATCTTCTGGATTTCGGCGGCCTGCTGGGAAGGCTGGATCCCAGGCAGGTGAGCAATCTCGACAAGGCGGTTCAGAATGCCATGGAATTTGCCGCCGAAGTCGTGTCGCGGCTGAAGGACATTCAAAACGGGCAGGGGAGGGCAGCCTGA
- a CDS encoding stability/partitioning determinant — protein sequence MSRRPSLGFGEEDDEAIVPPAADPFDLSMFRPKPALRPDRLKVEEAAAKTSFRSREAKPAPFRPSSDHPSPDHRSADARPAHAEAAPLGQAVEQQPAAASRAVAPLSSSPSVRRRRTGRSAQLNLKLRPETMALFYALADAKGWGLGEAFERAVALLEAEMGAATDSRGESGADPRT from the coding sequence ATGAGCAGACGTCCCAGCCTGGGTTTCGGTGAAGAGGATGACGAGGCGATCGTACCGCCTGCCGCCGATCCCTTCGATCTCAGCATGTTCCGGCCGAAACCCGCTCTGCGGCCGGACCGCCTCAAGGTGGAAGAGGCGGCTGCCAAAACCAGCTTCCGAAGCCGCGAGGCGAAACCGGCGCCGTTTCGTCCGTCTTCTGACCATCCGTCCCCTGATCATCGTTCAGCCGATGCTCGTCCGGCCCATGCTGAGGCCGCCCCTTTGGGACAAGCGGTCGAACAGCAGCCGGCTGCGGCTTCCCGCGCCGTTGCGCCTTTATCATCATCCCCCTCGGTTCGACGCCGCCGGACCGGCCGCTCGGCCCAGCTGAACCTCAAGCTCCGGCCCGAGACCATGGCGCTTTTCTATGCGCTTGCCGATGCGAAAGGCTGGGGTCTGGGCGAGGCTTTCGAAAGAGCGGTCGCCCTGCTTGAAGCCGAAATGGGCGCCGCAACCGACAGCCGCGGCGAAAGCGGGGCAGACCCGCGGACTTGA